One window of Pseudochaenichthys georgianus chromosome 18, fPseGeo1.2, whole genome shotgun sequence genomic DNA carries:
- the LOC117463332 gene encoding thioredoxin-like, translating to MGVIIIESLEDFQAELKKAGDKLVVVDFTATWCGPCKMIGPEFHNQSTLPENANVVFLQVDVDDADEVSSFCKIGCMPTFHYYKNGSKVDEFSGANKDSMIQKLKALRT from the exons ATGGGGGTTATCATCATTGAGAGTCTG GAGGATTTCCAGGCTGAACTGAAGAAGGCCGGAGACAAGCTGGTGGTGGTGGACTTCACAGCCACCTGGTGCGGCCCCTGCAAGATGATTGGCCCAGAATTCCAT AATCAATCAACTCTTCCGGAGAACGCAAACGTGGTTTTCCTGCAGGTGGACGTGGATGACGCTGAt gaAGTGAGTTCATTTTGCAAGATCGGCTGCATGCCCACATTTCATTATTACAAGAATGGATCAAAG GTGGACGAGTTCTCTGGAGCCAACAAAGACTCAATGATCCAGAAACTGAAAGCTTTGAGGACATAG
- the LOC117463956 gene encoding prostaglandin reductase 1-like, protein MVQAKTWILTKHFDGFPKDSDFELKVEELPAPKDGEVLLEAVFLSVDPYMRPFSRVRMNEGDVMIGTQVAKVIQSNNPAFPVGSHVVGRCGWRSHTVCDGMGLVPIMPEWPQDVSLSLALGAIGMPGLTALYGIEEILGLQKGETLLVNAAAGAVGSVVGQIAKIKGCKVVGSAGTDAKVAFLKELGFDEAFNYKTVGSMEEALKKASPDGYDCFFENVGGLSSSVALQQMKNFGRIAVCGAISTYNDSTPQTGPFPHLTMIFKQLKMEGFMQSRWEHKNPESLKRLIGWLKEGKLQCREHITKGFEKMPAAFMGILRGENVGKAIVAV, encoded by the exons ATGGTCCAAGCTAAGACGTGGATCCTGACCAAGCACTTTGACGGCTTCCCGAAGGACAGCGACTTTGAGCTCAAGGTGGAGGAGCTGCCTGCGCCAAAAGATGGAG AGGTGCTTTTGGAAGCAGTGTTTCTCAGTGTGGACCCATACATGAG GCCTTTCAGTAGGGTTCGCATGAATGAAGGCGATGTGATGATCGGAACTCAAGTTGCCAA AGTGATTCAAAGTAACAACCCAGCATTTCCTGTGGGAAGCCATGTGGTTGGTCGTTGTGGCTGGAGGAGCCACACAGTCTGCGACGGGATGGGTCTCGTTCCCATCATGCCAGAGTGGCCGCAAGACGTCTCGTTGTCTCTGGCTCTGGGTGCCATCGGCATGCCGGG TTTGACGGCTCTGTACGGGATAGAAGAGATTCTGGGCCTCCAGAAGGGTGAGACCCTGCTGGTGAATGCTGCCGCGGGGGCCGTGGGCTCCGTGGTGGGCCAGATTGCTAAAATCAAGGGCTGTAAGGTGGTGGGGTCCGCAGGGACTGATGCCAAGGTGGCTTTCCTCAAAGAACTGGGCTTCGACGAGGCCTTCAACTACAAGACTGTTGGTTCCATGGAGGAGGCGCTGAAGAAAGCTTCTCCAGACGGATACGACTGCTTCTTCGAAAAC GTTGGAGGACTTTCTTCAAGTGTTGCCTTACAGCAGATGAAGAACTTTGGAAGAATTGCTGTGTGTGGAGCCATTTCCACATACAATGACTCCACACCCCAAACAG GTCCATTCCCCCACCTGACCATGATCTTCAAGCAGCTAAAGATGGAGGGCTTCATGCAGAGCAGGTGGGAGCACAAGAACCCCGAGTCCCTGAAGAGGCTGATAGGATGGTTGAAAGAG GGCAAACTGCAGTGTCGGGAGCACATCACAAAGGGCTTTGAAAAGATGCCAGCTGCTTTCATGGGGATACTGCGGGGGGAAAACGTCGGCAAGGCTATCGTCGCAGTCTGA
- the LOC117463354 gene encoding thioredoxin-like has protein sequence MGVTNITNLEQFNKALKDAGDKLVVVDFTASWCGPCKQIGPIFKEQADLHENSNVVFLVVDVDVAADVSEKCGIKAMPTFFYYKNEKKVDELTGANGAKLISKLASLRT, from the exons ATGGGGGTTACCAACATCACCAATTTG GAGCAGTTCAATAAAGCCCTGAAGGATGCTGGAGACAAGCTGGTGGTGGTGGACTTCACAGCCAGTTGGTGTGGCCCCTGCAAACAGATTGGCCCAATATTTAAG GAACAGGCGGATCTTCATGAAAACTCCAATGTGGTTTTCTTGGTGGTCGACGTGGATGTTGCTGCA GATGTTTCTGAAAAGTGCGGCATCAAAGCCATGCCCACATTCTTCTATTACAAGAATGAAAAAAAG GTGGATGAGCTCACTGGTGCCAACGGTGCAAAACTGATAAGCAAACTGGCCTCTTTGAGGACATAG